The window ATTATGGTAGAGCGCCCGTAGCTCAACCGGATAGAGCACCCGCCTTCTAAGCGGGCGGTTACAGGTTCGATTCCTGTCGGGCGTGCCAAACAAGTTTCTTTTTGCGGTGGCTGTAGCTCAGTTGGTAGAGCCCTGGATTGTGATTCCAGTTGTCGTGGGTTCGAGCCCCATCAGCCACCCCATCATTCAAAAGCCCGCTTCCAAACGAAGCGGGCTTTTTCATTTGAATCAGATTGATATTTGTGAAATTATGTAAATAATGGTTGTTGATATTTTTAATACGGGTGCACTATAAGATTCGGCAATTTTAATTCTAAAAATATTTTGTTAATTTCTCTCTTAAAACAATTGGATGAATTTAAAAAATACCATCATTTAATTGCCGTTGCTATAGTAGCGCGGGGCTGGTTGGCTTGGTGCTTCCGCGCCTTGGCGAAAGCAGTCCTCTTCGAGCTCAAGTGAGCCAACGCGGTTAGGTTGTTTTGTGCATGGGCATGATGTGTTTTTGTGTGTCAAGCCGCGATGCCCATGCTGCTCACCATCACCGCCCGCAGCGATGCCGAATGGGTGTTGGCCGACAGCGCCGGTTAAGCGTTTGCAGAGAGGTTGAGGCCGTCTGAAAACTGTAAAAGTGCGGTTTCAGACGGCCTCAATTGTATAAACAGCAGCCCTTCGGTATCATGCCGTAATACTGAAAATAAAGAGACTCTACTATGCGAAACTGGCCGCTGCCCGACTTCGAACAAAAAATCTGCCCGCCCGAACACTTGGCCGAACGCCTCGCTGCCTTGCCGCGCCCGCTGGTGTTTACCAACGGTTGTTTCGACATCCTTCATCGCGGCCACGTCAGCTATCTGGCACAGGCCCGCGCCACCGGCGCCGCCATGATTCTGGCGCTGAACACCGATGCTTCGGTGCGGCGGCAGGGCAAGGGCAGCGATCGCCCGATTAATGCGCTGGAAAACCGCGCCGCTGTGGCCGCTGCGCTGGCGAGTGTGGATATGGTGACCTGGTTTGATGATGATACTCCCGCAGCTTTAATCGAGCTGATCCGGCCGGATATTCTGGTTAAAGGGGGCGATTGGGCGCCGGAAAATATTGTCGGCGCGGCTGAAACACTGGCGCGCGGCGGCAAAGTGTATTCGATACCTTTTTTGCACCAAACGTCGACCACTCAAACGCTGGCGAAAATCCGCGCCGTCGAGGCCGGCAAATGACAGCGTTAAAGCCGCACCACTGGCAGCTTTTGGCCGTATTGGCCGACGGCAGGCCACAGCATGTGTTTGCCCTGGGTCAGCTGTTGGGCATCAAGCCGCAGCAGATTAACGGCCTTTGGCAGCAAATGCCGCCGCATATCCGGGGCCTGTTGCGCCAACACGACGGCCAATGGCGGCTGGTGCGGCCTTTGGCGGTGTTTGATGAGGCCGATGTGCGGCATATCGGTGCCAAACACGGCTTTCAGACGGCCTTGAAACATGAGTGCGGCTCCAGCAACGATTTGATTCTTGAAGCGGCCAAACAGCCGGCTCAAGCGGTTCACCGCATGATGGTGGTAGCGCACCAGCAACGCCAAGGCCGCGGCCGGCAAGGCAAAAACTGGCACAACCGCCTGGGCGAATGCCTGATGTTCAGCTTCGGCTGGGTATTCGACAAACCGCAACACGAATTGGGCGCGCTGGCGCTGGCGGCAGCATTGGCCTGTCGGCGCGCGCTCGTCGGCTTGGGCGTGGCTGCGCAAATCAAGTGGCCCAACGATTTGGTAATCGGGCGCGACAAGCTTGGCGGTATTTTGATCGAAACCGTGCGCAGCGGCGGCAAAACCGTGGCCGTTATCGGCATCGGCATCAATTTTGTTTTGCCCAAAGAAGTAGAAAACGCCGCCTCGGTGCAGGCCGCGTTGCAGGCAGACGGTAAAGCCGCCGTCAGCGCGAGCAGTTTGTTGGATGCGCTTTTGCACGAACTTGCTTTATTGCTGCCGGCCTACGAGCAACACGGTTTCACACCGTTGCTGAATGCCTATCAGCAAGCCAACCGCGACCACCAGCGCCCGGTACGGCTGTTGCAAAACAACCAAGTTATCGAAGAAGGCACCGTCATCGGCATCACCGAACACGGTGCCTTGCGTCTGGCAACAGCGCAAGGCGAAAAACGGGTGGTGAGCGGCGAAATCAGCCTGCGGCCTGATGAGCGCGCCGCCCCTGCTGTAACACTCAAACCGCGTCGCTACCTGTTGCTTGACGGCGGTAACAGCCAGCTCAAATGGGCGTGGGTGGAAAACGGCAGCATTATTCATATCGGCCGCGCGCCTTACCGCGATTTGGGCCAACTTGGCGCCGAGTGGCGCGAATTTTCAGACGGCCTGGATAAAATCATCGGTTGTGCCGTGTGCGGAGAAACCAAAAAAAGCCTGGTGGCGGCGCAATTGCCGCGCCCCATCGAATGGCTGACCTCTATGCAGCAGGGTTTGGGCATCCGCAACCATTACCGCAATGTGGCCGAACACGGCTCCGACCGCTGGTTCAACGCCTTGGGCGCACGCCGCTTCAGCAGCCACGCCTGTGTGGTCGTCAGCTGCGGCACGGCGGTAACCATTGATGCACTCACGGATGACAACCATTATCTGGGCGGCACCATCATGCCGGGCTTTCACCTGATGAAAGAAGCCATGGCACAAAAAACCGCCAACCTCAACCGTCCGCTCGGGCGCGTGTATCCTTTTCCCACCACCACCGCCAACGCGCTGGCCAGCGGTATGCTCGATGCCGTGTGCGGCTCAATATTGCTGATGCACGCGCGATTGCGTGAAAAAGTCGGTGCAGATAAAAAAGTAGATTTGGTGCTGACCGGCGGCGGTGCGGCCAAAGTGGCACAGGCGTTGCCAACGTCATTTAATTTGGACAACAGCGTAAAAATTATAGATAATCTCGTGGTTTACGGATTACTCAACTGGATTGAACAAACATGAAATGGCTGTTTGCCGTATTGGTGGCGCTCAACGTGATGGTGTTCGGCGGCATGGTGGCCGGGCGCGTGGCGGAAAAACAAAAAGCCGTGGTCGAGCCTACCGTGCCGTTGGTCAGCGGCACACATGAATTAAGCCTGCCGCCGCCGCTGTATCACGAACACGCCCCTGCCGCTTCGGCGCCCGATTGGATTCATGCAGAGAGTGCCGAAAATAACAACAGCGGAGCCGAAGCCGAACGTGAGCAAAAAGCGCAGGAAGAAAAACTGGCGCGCGAAAAAAAAGCCCGTGATGCCCGTGCCGGCGGCTCTTTCGAGCAGGCAGAAACTGCATCCGCACAATGCAGCGCCACCGCCGCGGTAACGCTGGATGAAGATGACTACCACCGCATCAAAGGCCTGCTGAACAAATGGCCGCATGCCGCCACCCGCACGGTAGAGCAGCGCCGTCGGAGTGTGGAAAAAGCCGCCGCCCCGCAAAAAAACTACCGCGTTTTACTGCCCGGCAGCGGTGATGTGATGGCGCAAATGGACAGCCTGGCGGCAAAAGGTTTCACCGCTTCGCTGTATAACGGCGAGGTCAGCGTGGGCGTGGTGCGCAGCAAATCAGCCGCACAAGTGTTGATGTCGCGGCTGGCCGGCGCAGGCTTCGGCGGTGCGCATGTGCGCGAGCAGGAAGAGCGCGCTGCCGTTCAAACCGGCAACAGTTTGAGTATCGGCAGAATGCAGGTGTTGTTTATGTCGGTAGACGATAAAGAAGCCCAAGCCATTCAGGCCATTGTGGGCAAATACGGCAAACTAAACCGCCGCGCCTGCCGTTAATACCCATTCGCCAAAGTTAGGCGGACAAGGCAGCGAGCTGAAGAGAGTGCGCCTACGGAGCCGGTTGACTGGGCGCTTTAGCGCCTTAGTTTTTTCATGAGTGGAGCCCGCCGCTCATGCTGTTCACCTGCTGCTCACCATCACCGCCCGCAGCAATGCCGGATTATTTTGGCCGACAGCGCCGTTAAAGTGTTTGCTGATAGATTCAGGCCGTCTGAAAACGGTGAAGTGCGGTTTCAGACGGCCTTGCTTGGATAGAGTGGCCGGTAGCGGTTGGTAACGAATATCTAGCGTGGGCTCCGCCCGCGAACTTTCTGTTTGAGCTATACCCATCCACAAATTGCTTTTTAATCCGCACCCACGTTTTTTTTAATCGGGTTTAA of the Uruburuella testudinis genome contains:
- a CDS encoding adenylyltransferase/cytidyltransferase family protein, whose protein sequence is MRNWPLPDFEQKICPPEHLAERLAALPRPLVFTNGCFDILHRGHVSYLAQARATGAAMILALNTDASVRRQGKGSDRPINALENRAAVAAALASVDMVTWFDDDTPAALIELIRPDILVKGGDWAPENIVGAAETLARGGKVYSIPFLHQTSTTQTLAKIRAVEAGK
- a CDS encoding bifunctional biotin--[acetyl-CoA-carboxylase] ligase/type III pantothenate kinase translates to MTALKPHHWQLLAVLADGRPQHVFALGQLLGIKPQQINGLWQQMPPHIRGLLRQHDGQWRLVRPLAVFDEADVRHIGAKHGFQTALKHECGSSNDLILEAAKQPAQAVHRMMVVAHQQRQGRGRQGKNWHNRLGECLMFSFGWVFDKPQHELGALALAAALACRRALVGLGVAAQIKWPNDLVIGRDKLGGILIETVRSGGKTVAVIGIGINFVLPKEVENAASVQAALQADGKAAVSASSLLDALLHELALLLPAYEQHGFTPLLNAYQQANRDHQRPVRLLQNNQVIEEGTVIGITEHGALRLATAQGEKRVVSGEISLRPDERAAPAVTLKPRRYLLLDGGNSQLKWAWVENGSIIHIGRAPYRDLGQLGAEWREFSDGLDKIIGCAVCGETKKSLVAAQLPRPIEWLTSMQQGLGIRNHYRNVAEHGSDRWFNALGARRFSSHACVVVSCGTAVTIDALTDDNHYLGGTIMPGFHLMKEAMAQKTANLNRPLGRVYPFPTTTANALASGMLDAVCGSILLMHARLREKVGADKKVDLVLTGGGAAKVAQALPTSFNLDNSVKIIDNLVVYGLLNWIEQT